One region of Candidatus Methylarchaceae archaeon HK02M2 genomic DNA includes:
- a CDS encoding phosphoglycolate phosphatase: protein MDLKGFAIDIDGTITEDGGAINLDAAYTLRWLNKMGYKVIFVSGRSAWEVLTLSIYMGTTRVAVGENGGVVATSPIDLFLLADISYSLMAYDYLSKRIENVKKKKVFPRLTEVVLERNFNLNEGRKILDESDLPISIHDSKYGYHLTHRSVSKASGLKIAAKNLGLDLSQIIAIGDSDIDIPMFEVCGYSVAI from the coding sequence ATGGATTTGAAGGGCTTTGCTATCGATATCGATGGTACCATAACTGAAGATGGGGGGGCTATCAACCTCGATGCTGCCTATACTCTACGCTGGCTTAATAAGATGGGCTATAAAGTGATATTCGTAAGTGGCAGAAGTGCATGGGAAGTTCTGACTTTATCTATCTACATGGGCACCACAAGAGTAGCAGTAGGAGAAAACGGGGGGGTTGTTGCAACTTCCCCTATAGATTTATTCTTACTGGCAGACATATCTTATAGCTTGATGGCTTATGACTATCTCTCTAAAAGGATCGAAAATGTAAAGAAGAAAAAGGTCTTTCCCCGACTCACTGAAGTCGTCTTAGAGAGGAATTTCAACCTGAATGAAGGAAGAAAGATTCTTGATGAGAGTGATTTGCCAATCTCAATTCATGACAGCAAGTATGGTTACCATCTAACACATAGGTCAGTAAGTAAGGCAAGTGGCCTGAAAATTGCAGCGAAGAATCTAGGGTTGGACTTGAGCCAGATCATTGCTATTGGCGATAGTGATATAGACATCCCTATGTTCGAAGTATGTGGTTACAGCGTGGCAATTTGA